The Platichthys flesus chromosome 17, fPlaFle2.1, whole genome shotgun sequence DNA window CTTTGGTGTCACTCCTTAAATATCTTCTCCCAGAGCAAAGAGCAAcaggtaataaaaaaaataaaaaaagaggaactgACCAACCtcacttctctttccctccttccgtagtggagagagagagcgagagagagagagtaaaggtGAAAGTGGATTGAAAGtaagttataaaaataaataaaattaaagcaAACAGGCTTTATCCACCCGCTTCCTCCTTTCTGTGTGGATAGGGGGCAGCTCCTGATTGAGGGCTGACAGGCAGGCAGTTGGGCTGGAGTCCTGCCGGCCTGCCGATCCCTCATCAGCTGACACCACAGGGAGGGCAGgcaggtgggggggaggggggtggtggtaggAGCAGGTGGAACAGGTAGAACCGCTCTCAGGTACAGACTCCGCCCTCTCCTATGCTCTCAAGGAGAGTCTTTTCATTAGTGTGACAATAAGCCTGACCTAACAGGTGGATCTCTTTGTTGCCATTTTGCCACCTGTCTGATGGGGATGGGCTAATATACACGTCTCACTGGAATGGTACTTgggttttttaaattttaaacagataaacagagtTACACACAGCACATTTTGAGTTTGGACTCACATTTTTATACTAGGTGTTAACAGTAGATGGCGGATATCTTACAATCCTGCGTCATGGTTTGCTTGTGACGTTCATACTGTGACAATATGAGCCACAAGGCAGCCTTGTTTCATACATGAGTCTAATCCTTTATTTCATGGAACAAAAGAACATGATAAACTCCAGTCAGAGAAGGAAACAGGATTCAAAGGCAGTCGGCTTAACTTCGCTGGCTGTGCAGAGGTGGTACATTTCAAGAGgaattacattaaaaacactgatcGCTTTAAAAGAAAGTTCAAATTATCATTAATTTCACAATCTATCATTTCTATCAAATTAGGTCTGTCTGTCGACTTCCAAGAAATTCTAACATTTTGGCTCCTTTCTATTAAATGAGTAAATATGGAATCTTTAAAAGTGTAATCAATAACTGTTCCAAACTGTGGCCAATATACTTTGCAGAATTGTTtgttctccacacacacacacactttacttaAACAACACACTTCACTACTACTCCAGCATATCATTATCCAAACAAACAGTAACAAAATAAGAACCTGAGGATTTTAATGAGAAcaccagaagaaaacaaaaagctacAGAAGTACTCTTGCACGATCACAAGGCTACAATCAACTGACACTGGGCATTGACTGTTTTTgaccatgttttatttttttagtacAGTACTGTTAAAAGTTAGTTCCAACATGTTCGATTgggagatgtttttcttcttcttttcagctGAGGTCAACAGACAGAGCAAAGCTATCGCAGCAGTTGCCAGGGTTACCACAACTACAATGCTGAGatttttcaaaaggaaaacagaataaGACCTAGAACTTGATTTCAGAAACGTATGGTGCAACCATACCAGAATTGTTTGTAAAGCCTTTTCCATTGTTTCTTTAGTTATTCTTTTACTTATttgatttccacatttattttaatgcgAGACAAATTATAATTATCTCTAGGTACTaaatgcaccaaaaaaaaaggaaaaaaatatatagaaataataaaaataaaattaacgAAGAATCAgattaaaatgaaagaaagcttgtttgtttcattcatatTCATTCTAACAGTGTCCTCTGCttcagagctgctgcagtgggATATTTGATTATGGATACAGTTCTGGATGACGCTGTGTGGAATTTATTGCGTGGTTTCTCACGAACCCGCCGAGTGAGGGTGTAGATCGCGGACGATGCTCTTACAGGGCATGGGAGGACAGAAGGCACAGCAGTGGTGCCTCAGAAGGAAAAGACACTGTGCACTCTAGACTGGGCACTTTGATCCGGAATGACAAATTACAAGTTTAGGGATGTACGGAGGGCGTCATTTTCTGAAGCGCTTGCAATAAATAGTGAAAACTGTTGGGCAAAAACAGCCGTTTGTGTAGAATCTCAAGAACAGGGAAAGAGCAAGGAATGGGACTGAACACCTGGACAAGAATCCTGCTGGTGTTCTGTCTGTATACCAGAAGATCTTCATGTATTGATCTGCGAGTTAAATGCTAACAAACTGTCTCATGATGGCAATGTATGAAACAGAAGCAACAGCCAATCACATCACATGGGCTAATATGTATTGTGTAAATGCCTGTCTGCAACACTACACTCCAGTTTAcgtgaggaaaaaaaatgaattaggaAATTGTGGGGGATCCCTTCTTAGGAGAATTTTTGGGCTCCTTTTCTCTGCACCAGAACACCCCACAAGGGGAGAGTGGGTCAGTCCGACTCTACAGCAGCACTCTGGGACAGACGCCAAACAGAGAAAGTATGGGGACTAGGGAATGATCTGAGAACAGATGAAGTATGAGGGTCTAACAGATCCTGCCCGAGtttatttctgtaaagtttGGGACAATAGACTTAAATTTCTCTTGGTTCTCTGTAGATGctgggtgtgtgtatgagttAGGTATGTATGTATGCACGTGTCTGTGTATCAGTGTGCACTGTATGTCTTTACGAGGGCTGTGAGCCCAGCAGTCTCTCGATAGCGGCATTGATGTCTCCTCCAGTAGCGATGAGGGCCTGCAGGTTGGCTTCGCGGTTTATGAAGCCCATGGCGTTCAGCTGGTCCAGCTGGGACTGGAACCGCACCTCTGGGGTCTGGGTCTACACAAAGCAGATTGAcaaatcttttagaaaacaaattATAGACAGCATCATACGGGTGTTAGAGATGTTATTCCTCTGTACCGTTGCAgttcctcctcctactcctcctaagcctcctcctcctaagcctcctcctccagcaaaCATCTGGAGCATCTGTtgcatcagctgctgctgggcGGGGTTTGTTGCTGCACTGCTGGGTGAGGAGGCAGGATTATCTGTGGGCATGGCCCCTCCCGTGGGTATGCCTGGAATTCCACCTGGCATCCCACCAGGCATCCCACCAGGCATCCCACCTGGCATCCCACCAGGCATCCCACCAGGCATCCCACCTGGCATCCCACCAGGCATCCCACCTGGCATCCCACCTGGCATCCCACCAGGCATCCCACCAGGCATCCCACCTGGCACCAAACTAGACAAAAAGAATAAtcaaaaaaggaagaaaaatcatttaaataaaatataattcatgtatttgtctgtgtgcacataCCTAGGCATGAGGCCTGGTGCTTCTGTCTGCAGTGTCTGAAGGCCCTGTTGGATCTGCATTAGAGCTTGCATGGCTCTGGGGTTGGTCATAACTGACAGGGCTTCTGGATTCTGCATCTGAAACCAAACAGAGACCAGCAATACGTTAACATACTAACAAGTTTATGGTTTATCTAGAGCATTATAATAGAATTAAGTAAAAGCAATGTACATGCCAAATGTCTGACATTCTGACCTTTGGCTTATGAGAAAGTTGCTAAAGACTCATCATCAATATCTGAGCTGGTAGCAGAAAATGTATAACAGGTATCTATATTCCTTGAAATTAAATGTTCTGCATGTACAGATACATGCAGAACATTTAATAGCCTAGATGGTCATTTTCAGACCATCTAGGCTAAGACACAATACAATAGACTTCTCCCCCCTCTGATCCGCTCACTGCCATCCTTTCTTGTTACCAGGACTTTATTTGAGCCATTTTAAAAGAAACTTAACATGAAAAACATCTAGGAGTGAGTTACTGGACTGAAAGGTGTGTGGTACCTGCTGCAAAAAGACAGGTAGCTGAGATCTAAACTGATCCTGCAGCTGTGGGTTCCCAGCAAACAAGGGATTATTCATCAAAACCTGgtagtgagagagaaagaaacagtcAAGGTTATTTTCACCCCACACCAGACCATGCTGCTTAGTCCCAAGAGGGCATGTTGAAATTATACGTGTTTTAGCACCTTCGGAGAAATTTCAAACAAATATTGcacaacagaaataaatgttccGGTGAATCCCTGTGTCACTGTTTGTGCGGCACTCCATACTAGTGTTCTGATTTCCTCTACAGCCTTTATTGTTTACTAGAagcaattatttatttcttatttcttacTATTTTCTGCAAATGCAAGTGAGCTTAACAGTCAATCCCCTCTGTTCTCTAGGAGTATGGTCTAAATAACTGGGCTTATTGGCCTAAGGCACAACAGGCCAAGCAAGAACCCACTATTTACAATTCATTGCAAGCTGCATGTCCTTGTTCCCGTTCGGTAGAATCAAAAAATCAAAACTATATGTGGGGTGCAGTCCAAACAAAAAGGTCCTAGTGCAGGATTCAAACTATTATTTCAGGGTTAACATTGTGATgatatctgtgttttttctctacaGTGGTGGTTGTGTATGTGcatttctctttctgctccttACCTGGGAAGCCAACTCTGGGTTTTGAGACAATGACTGCATCATACTGCGCATGTAGGGAGCAGACAGCATGTTCTGCATCAGCTGAGGGTTTTCTGAGATCTGCTGCATTAGACTCTGCATTCCAGGGCTGTTGAACATGCctgtaaaacataaacataaagcATATGTGTACACAGGCTAATACAGTAATGGAACCACTGGCAAGTGCACAGCTAAATAACACACATGCTATATAGAGAATCACAAACTGCACTCTCTTACCATTGCCCAGACCTCCTGGATTGATGCCCAGAGGATTGGACACACTGGGGTTGGTGCCCCCGGTGGTGCTAGTGCTTCCTGTGGTCCCCCCTCCACTCTCAGGGGGGTTAGAAGAATTTGGTGGGCTCCATGGATTGGGCAGGGGCTCCCGGTTCTCTGTCCGTGATGGCTGGACACCAGAGTCAGAGCCGCCACCTAGAGCTGAGAACGGGTTGCTACCAAACTACAGGAAAAGAGATTAGACAGGTTTACAAAAGTGTAAAGTGGTCTGTAGTAAAAACATTTACCATTACAACAGATGAGATAATGTGTGAAAACTAATCCTAACAAGTTATTAATACagctcaaacaaatacagatttgaTCAGTAAGCCCTCCTTCTAGCTACCTGTTCCCTGGCAGCGCTGAACATGGGTTCCTGGATGTCTGTGTACATCCTCCTCAAGGCATTGTAACCTCCTGGGATGCTCTCAAGGTTGCTCAGAGCCCGGTCCTGGTTCCGCATCATTTCCTGCATCATGGCTGGGTTCCTGGCCAGCTCCATGGTCTGGAGGGTGAGATAAAAGAGAAGGTACATCAGttcaaatagtttttaaaacacaacaagtAAAGATTTTAATAGAGACAACCAAAGCACTTGGAAACTACTGTAATCTTTCATGTGTGACTGAGCCATCATTACTTCCTTTACCTGTCTCATGAGCTCGGGGTTGTTGAGCATGTGGGAGATCTCAGGATTGCGTTCCATCAGCGTTTGCATCTGAGGATTGGCCATGATCATCTGCCTCATCAGGTCTGGGTTGGACATCATGTTTTGCACCAGCGGGTTCTCCATGATCTGAGAAAGCATCTCTGGGTTGGACATGAGCTGCctctgcatctgctgctgcagctccatgaAGTTAGATGAGCCCATGCCCATTCCAGCCAAACTCGACAGGTCACCAAAGCCAGCTGAAGGAGGTGAAATGAGTTGGTGATTAAACATGTTTATCTTAGCTCTGAACTGACAACAATTTtctaaatgcaaaataattgaaatacaCGTGGACTCACTCAGTAAGTtgggtgtctgtgtggatggtgGGGCAGAGCCAGTAGAACCTGCTGTGGAGGAGGGGTTGGTGCCTGGACTAGAAATGGATGAACTGGCAGCTGGAGTAGAGGTTGAGCTAGAGGCCGCAGTGCTTGCACCTTCTCCTGCCCTAAAGGGATCATTCGAAAGTGGAAATTCAGAACACGCACAAGCTGATAGTCTGGCTGGACATTGCAGTTTAACATAAATTGAACAGTTTCACAAAAGAGCTTCTTCACTAGTGTTGCAAATTGGCCTCTTCTATAAACACTATGATACATGCATCAGATGCCATTTTCCATTTGCCACTGTATGTGTATGACTATGTGTAATGTGTCTGTCAATATCAGATAAAccataaatgacaaaaacagcTCCTTTAATATGAATTGATGATAGTTGGATCCATTTCTTTCATTAGATTCCTTAGTAgacccctttttttttgttattaatatAGACTTACTTCTGTGCTGTCTTAATGACTAGGTGAACTGTCAGGCCATCCTTGATGCCGTGTTGGCTGAGGCTGTCGCCATCCTTCAAGATCTTCCCTGCAAAGATCAGAACCAACTGGTCCTGTTTGGCTTTAAACCGCCTTGAGATCTCTTCTTTGAACTGTGCGACAGcaaaaaatgataaaagcaAAATTGCGATTagacaggagagggagggggagagggaagggGCGGTGGGTGGGCTGAAATGAAAAGGGTATTATTAAGAATGAGATGAATACACTTCAGCAGCGCTGCTCTAATCTGTTTCCGTTCTGTTGCAACCTTCAAGTCTTAACAATCCAATTCCCAAGAAGGTCCTTTGTACTTATCCTATTAGCAGTGGTCCAAACGCTCTAAATCTGCCAAATCAGTTACTCTTTAACTGCTGTGTGAACCATTATACACAAAGACAATGATCTCttcatgaagaaaaacaagcagcGTGGGTCCATCTTTCATTTTTACTGCACATATTACATTTGACTCATTTTAACCCTGAGCCATGAGATAGCACTCGTAGTGCTGATGTGGCCACACAGGAACAGTTTTACAACTAACAATACAATAGACAGATTATTCATTTCATTAACTGAAGCACACAAGACAGGGAGATCCCTGTCCTGCATTATGGCACAAGCAGCAGCGTTATTCACGTGCACAGGTCATCTGACTGTACCATGGCCACAAACAAATTGTATTACGATAAACTCTGTGGAGCTACTTCTGTCGATGGGATTAACACCAGCACAAGAAGATCGATCAGAagtatattttctttatgtcaCAAATCTCAATTTTTCAAGCTGCTGATACTTATTTCCTTTTGTTAATATCTAATATCAGTTTTCAGAGTTTATCAGAGATGCAGGTCCAAGAAGTGAGTACTGTGCAAACCCTGCAGCAGGGAGCATGATTCCTCCCTGGCCCAGTGATTACATGATGGTTTCACTGGAACACGTCTCCAGGcaaactgcagctcagagagAGCAGTGTATTCCCTGGGAAGCTGAATGACTCAGTGGCAGCAGGGAGAATGTTCTAGACACAAGAGGAGCTTTGGTATCTTTCAGATCTGCTGAGCTGAGGTGGGGGGGAAATGAAACCGACTGGATTCGTCGTCCACCCAAAAGCCCATTCTGTAGTTCCACAAGGCCATTAGCACCGCAGCCACAGAACGAGCCCGTCAGCTGACACTTGTTTGGCTACATAGTTAGCTAACGTTGCCTCATCTAACGCGAAGTAGCTAGCCGTTAGCCATTAGCCGGCTAGCCGGTTAGCCAGCACACATGATAACGTGGTTATGTCCCTCGAACGGATGTCAACAACGTTCATCACGCCGAAGAGCTGTTACCCCACGCAACACAACTCCCACCACGCACAacttatttatttcacacactCGCAGTTAGCCGGTGAGAGGGACGACACATGCTAACGCGGCTAGCTAGCCTCCTAGCTGAAGTTGTGGGCAGGGGCATGACGTTAGAGCACGCAGCTCTCCGACCAACACACCTGAGTGACGGAGGCATCCTCTGCGATGGCGATCTCTTCTTTGTCCTTCGGTgttttcactgtgaccttgataATAGTTCCCTCCGCTGCTTCGgctttattattgttgttattaccAGGATCTGCGGCGCCTTGGTCAGCCATCTTTACTCCACCAATGGAACAGCTCACGTCTGGCGTCAGCTTCCGGGTCATAAGAGGTCAAACCTCATTCCAGAAGGAATCTCTTGAGttcatgtctgtctctcacctcaTGTCCACTAgtggaaatatatttatctCTGCTAAACTACACGACCCATCTTTTTATTCGTGTGCCCATCAGCTGGTCATGTGTCTGAAGGTGGTGGTTTTGTTagtataataaaaaacagtagGTGGCTCCACTTCAGAGCTTCagagacaggaaatgtgttctttttttttaactttaaatacagaaaatcATAGATTAACACAATATCAATGATATCAATAGTTCATATTATCTATTCACCTTTGTGTATTTAACAAGGAAAAATAATctataaatgtttctcaaataaataagaatagtCTTTGCCTTCCTGGCATGGAACGGATGTtgatcaattaatcaaattaaaaatacagcaaaatacAGCATGCTCCCATAAATATCAGTAAAGCTAGCTCAAAGTAAATTTTCAAACTTGAAATTAATCTTTTGATTATAAAACAATTTCTAActgtaaccttttttttttttctatagtGCATGTGATTAATTTCCACACTTACTTATGTCACTTAATCTTTATTCCCTACGTCATGATCATATGTCAACATCATTGGAATTCAAATTTCAGTCTTGATTTCTATGTCTATcaatattatttgttattttctttccaGTGAAACACATGACCCTTGTCCCAGAAGGTCTGGTTCTCTTTTCTAACAATCCGGACCTTTGCACAGGGTTCAAAGATCAGACCTTGAACTGGTCAGAGAGGCTTGTGGGAGCTGGTTTAACATTAGCCACACTATGCTGTAACACAGTGGGAGCATGTGGTGCTATTGTactgtgtattcatgttaattCAGCTTTACTGCTCAATATTGTCCTTTTCCCTTCCTTTCTTTGCCCGACATTATGATTGCTCACATTTCCTCTTGGTCATTTTAaccaaaaaatggaaaatgcCGGGTGGAACCACAGACTAATCGGCCAGTAACACAGCCGTGGATTTCTGAATTCCTGTTGGGGTTAAAGTGCCTTGCTTAACGGCACCTTAGTCACCTTTACCCCATACTGTATCAGTACATTATCAGTAATTTCTCATTCGTTCTATATCACAGATTGAGGGACTGAAACATCCTTTTAACTGATGCTCATTCATATATAGAAACACGAGCTGACAAACAGATTATCCAGCAAATATATCTTAAAGTTCATGACCCCTGTAATTACAGTagaatatatttaaactttGGTAATTATCTTAGTCATGTACAGTCTTTTCTTTAGAATGAACGATTTTGAAattttcttactgtacatagATCAAGACTATGCATTTTTGTATATATCTATCAAGGAAtgacacattttccatttctaAATATTGCTCAAAATATCATTTTAACGA harbors:
- the LOC133972380 gene encoding ubiquilin-4-like yields the protein MADQGAADPGNNNNNKAEAAEGTIIKVTVKTPKDKEEIAIAEDASVTQFKEEISRRFKAKQDQLVLIFAGKILKDGDSLSQHGIKDGLTVHLVIKTAQKAGEGASTAASSSTSTPAASSSISSPGTNPSSTAGSTGSAPPSTQTPNLLTGFGDLSSLAGMGMGSSNFMELQQQMQRQLMSNPEMLSQIMENPLVQNMMSNPDLMRQMIMANPQMQTLMERNPEISHMLNNPELMRQTMELARNPAMMQEMMRNQDRALSNLESIPGGYNALRRMYTDIQEPMFSAAREQFGSNPFSALGGGSDSGVQPSRTENREPLPNPWSPPNSSNPPESGGGTTGSTSTTGGTNPSVSNPLGINPGGLGNGMFNSPGMQSLMQQISENPQLMQNMLSAPYMRSMMQSLSQNPELASQVLMNNPLFAGNPQLQDQFRSQLPVFLQQMQNPEALSVMTNPRAMQALMQIQQGLQTLQTEAPGLMPSLVPGGMPGGMPGGMPGGMPGGMPGGMPGGMPGGMPGGMPGGMPGGMPGGMPGGIPGIPTGGAMPTDNPASSPSSAATNPAQQQLMQQMLQMFAGGGGLGGGGLGGVGGGTATTQTPEVRFQSQLDQLNAMGFINREANLQALIATGGDINAAIERLLGSQPS